One genomic region from Amycolatopsis sp. FBCC-B4732 encodes:
- a CDS encoding SPFH domain-containing protein, producing MADIDRRFGFRHLRGAPTVHIRHFRRGQLAHDGVGLSFWYRPLTAVVSEVPVDDRELPLLFHARTADYQDVTVQLALTFRIEDPTLAAQRIDFSIDPDTGRWRGDPLAQISGLLTENVQQYAVEVLTRTPLETALVDGVQAVRDRIRAGLAEEDTRLAQTGSAVVDVRVVAIRAEPEVEKALQTTAREKVQQEADRATYERRALAVERERAIGENELQNQIELARREEQLLAQRGANARRQAEEAAAANRIETEAQALRRERLTQVEADGKRALGEAEAAGEAARLAAYRDLPEGVLTGLALKELAGNLPKIDSLTVTPDLLAPLLTKLGVRS from the coding sequence ATGGCCGACATCGACCGCCGCTTCGGGTTCCGGCACCTGCGGGGTGCGCCCACCGTGCACATCCGGCACTTCCGCCGCGGCCAGCTCGCGCACGACGGCGTCGGGCTGTCGTTCTGGTACCGGCCGCTCACCGCGGTCGTCTCGGAGGTGCCGGTCGACGACCGGGAGCTGCCGCTGCTGTTCCACGCCCGCACGGCCGACTACCAGGACGTCACCGTCCAGCTCGCGCTCACCTTCCGGATCGAAGACCCGACGCTCGCCGCGCAGCGGATCGACTTCTCCATCGACCCGGACACCGGCCGCTGGCGGGGCGATCCGCTCGCGCAGATCAGCGGGCTGCTCACCGAGAACGTCCAGCAGTACGCCGTCGAGGTCCTGACGCGCACGCCGCTGGAAACCGCGCTGGTCGACGGCGTCCAGGCGGTCCGCGACCGGATCCGCGCCGGGCTCGCCGAGGAGGACACCCGGCTCGCGCAGACCGGCTCGGCGGTCGTCGACGTCCGCGTCGTCGCCATCCGCGCCGAGCCGGAGGTCGAGAAGGCGCTGCAGACGACCGCGCGGGAGAAGGTGCAGCAGGAGGCCGACCGGGCGACCTACGAGCGGCGCGCCCTCGCCGTCGAACGCGAGCGCGCCATCGGCGAAAACGAGCTGCAGAACCAGATCGAGCTGGCCCGGCGTGAGGAGCAGCTGCTCGCCCAGCGCGGCGCGAACGCCCGCCGGCAGGCCGAAGAGGCCGCGGCGGCGAACCGGATCGAGACCGAGGCGCAGGCGTTGCGCCGGGAACGCCTGACGCAGGTCGAGGCCGACGGCAAGCGAGCGCTCGGCGAGGCCGAAGCCGCGGGTGAGGCCGCCCGGCTGGCGGCGTACCGCGACCTGCCGGAAGGCGTGCTCACCGGGCTGGCGCTCAAGGAGCTGGCCGGGAACCTGCCGAAGATCGACAGCCTCACGGTCACCCCGGACCTGCTCGCCCCGCTGCTGACCAAGCTCGGCGTGCGGTCGTGA
- a CDS encoding DUF6403 family protein — protein sequence MTWLVWVLGAVVLAAAGAGVVALPWWRNRDLRRRTAWSAARAAIDAAAVSRDAAAVPHPEAEQLLTRAETIAAARGGERAARAAEDHARRADALWREAARD from the coding sequence ATGACGTGGCTCGTGTGGGTGCTCGGCGCGGTGGTGCTCGCCGCCGCCGGGGCCGGGGTCGTCGCGCTGCCGTGGTGGCGGAACCGGGACCTGCGCCGGCGGACCGCCTGGTCGGCCGCGCGGGCGGCGATCGACGCCGCCGCCGTCAGCCGGGACGCGGCGGCCGTGCCCCATCCGGAAGCCGAGCAGCTGCTGACGCGAGCCGAGACGATCGCGGCCGCCCGCGGCGGCGAACGAGCGGCCCGGGCGGCCGAGGACCACGCGCGCCGCGCCGACGCGCTGTGGCGGGAGGCGGCCCGTGACTGA